One Nicotiana tabacum cultivar K326 chromosome 23, ASM71507v2, whole genome shotgun sequence genomic window, ATTATTTTTTACGGCAAATGACAATTCAGGTGCAGTTCTAATCTCACTTCAACTGAGAGGGATAGAAAATGACTCTGTATGGAGCCGAGCGATGAGAATCATGATCCTTGGTCGCAACAAGTTAGGGTTCATCGAAGGCACATGCAAAAGGGAGGATTATGGTCCAAATCTCGTTGATCTGTGGGAACAATGTAACACAATTGTCCCATCATGGATAATGAATTGTGTTTCAACTGAATTACTGAGTGGAATCGTATATTCTTCAAATGCATGTGCAGTTTGGAATGAATTGAAGGAGCGATTTGATAAGATAGATTGTTCTAGGATTTTCCAAATCCATAAGCAAATTACTATGATTAGTCAGGGAACCAGCTCAATAGCAACATATTTTTCGAAATTGAAGTTGTTATGGGCAGAATTTGATTGTTTAGCCCCAATTCCTGGGTGTGATTGTGCTAAGTCACGTGAATTTGTTATTTTCATGGAAGGATTGAAGATGCTACAGTTTCTCATGGGGCTCAATGAGTCTTATGAATAGGCTCGCAGTCAGATTCTTATGATGGTACCTACACCAACTTTGAACAAGGCATATTCTATGGTCACTGAGCGGGAGAGTCAAAGGAGCATGACTGCTGCATCTGTCTCTACTGAAGGAGCAGAGATGACATCTCTAATGGTGGCTAGGAGTGGAGCTATGCCAAGACAAAAAATGAATTATAATGTGCAATGTGATTTTTGTAAGATGAAGGGACATACACGTGCAGAATGCTATAAAATCATAGGCTATCCAACTGATTTTAAGCCTAAAAGAAGGTTTGGAAATAATACCCCTAATTTTGTAAACAACAACACTGCTAACAATGTGACAGTTGAAGAACATAAAGCAACAGATTTTGGTGGAAATAACAATGGTATTAATGCAGCTACTGCTGGTTTACCAACTCCATACTTCACACCAGCACAATATAATCAAATCCTAAAGTTGCTCAATATAGATGATCATGCAGAGAGTTCAGCCAACATGGTAGGTATTATCAAAACACTATTGGTTAATTCTAGTTCTAGGAACTGGATTGTGGATATAGGAGCAACAAATCACAAGATTTCAGATTTAACCATGTTTGAAAGGATCAAACTTAATAACACTAAGAAGGTCCATCTACCAAATGGTAGTGTTACTTATGTATCACATGTTGGATCTTGTCATATAGCAGGAGGGTTAGTGAATAATGTGCTAtatgttcctgattttaaataTAATCTTTTGTCAGTATCTAAGATCACTAAAGAGCTAAGTGTTCTGTTCTTTTTTTTCCTGATTTCTATGTGTTCCAGGACCTCTACACTGGCAGAGTGAGGGGGATTGGTAAAGAGAATGATGGCTTGTACCTATTACCTCAATTTCCTAATGAGAACAACACAGTATCAGCTAAGAGTTTGAACACCAGATCAGAGAACATGGACATTGGACTGTGGCACAAGAGAATGAGGCATGCACCCGTTGAAGTGATTTGAGAATGTCTTGATTTGCCTTTAGTAGATAGTACTAAAACAATACAATGAATGTTATGTTTGCCCATTAGCTAAACATACTAGATTGCCATTTCACAATAGTACTAGTATGACTACTGAaattttatcacgacccaaaatcccaccacaggtgtcatgatagcacctagtctctaagactaggtaagccgatttctattacattttgaagccaattttttttttgaattaaaatctaacaaagaaaataattataatacacaacctcccaagactggtagtactgagtcacgaactctaactgaatacatgaaatgatcacgaggaccgaatatacaatactgtttgattacaaattaacagtacaatgaaatgaaaagactccaagggactgcgacggccaagcagctctaccttgaatccttatgatcgcgctttaactttgctcaagtccgatatcttcaatacctggctctgcacaaaaatgtgcagaagtgtagtatgagtacgctacggtcggtacccagtaagtatcaagactaacctcaatggagtagagacaaggtacagtcaagacactcactagtctaataacctgtgcaatataatatacaaaataataggaaacaaataacaataggacaacatggaacaaccagtgatatgcacatcagacaacaagaataccattaatatcactcaacaattaataaacacaagtacacccaattaaatcaagtccttcaaataaatgtctttcacatataattcttccagataactctctttcaaatataattttctcaaataattattttttaaatataattatttcaataaatcttttcaaatataatttcctcaaataaatatctttcaaataaaattctttcatataatactttctaagtaaaaatcctttcaaataaatattttgaatataattctttcaattaaaaaatcaccatgtgacacctcatttcataatcataaaaatatgggtctcagcccaatttcatatttttcgtaaatacgggtctcagcccattttcatatttccacggcatctcgtgcccataattaaatcatcatatttctccggcacctcgtgccctcatttcatatcacaactgcacggacaattcacgtgccaattatcattatcatttcatcacagtacCTCGTGCCCGCATTTTATattacaactgcacggacaattcacgtgccaaatattcttattatttactcacggcacctcgtgcccacatttcattttataattcgcctggcaatagccacaggctctcaatttcaacatgaatcaaattgttatcaatttaccaacaacaagacaagttgcacaaggtatgaaaataaacacaagaaaatcacaacatcacatgaaaattatcaacaccacaaccccacatcatcacatatcgtccctgacaatagccacccttatcgctcctattgccacccttatcactcatataaccacccttatcgctccgcccagacaatatcaatagccaccattatcgctcttattgccacccttatcgctccgccaagataatatcaatagccacccttatcgctcctattttcacccttatacccacataatattaacggtgaaatgccacccttatctctcataAAATAGTAACTCACATAACACAATAATTTATACGAAAAATTAACatgacaatataataaaatcaattcatatcataatttgcccaatggccacaaccaaattctaaagatataacaaaattaattaatttcacaataaatagcccaaggctccacacaatatatataacacccaaaaataatcaattgagatagaaattactcagcataaagcaaaaccttcattaatgcaaatttggATAATTATATTAATACTTATTtttaagctcgcttaaattaattatttgcataagaaga contains:
- the LOC142177400 gene encoding uncharacterized protein LOC142177400; this translates as MAVDDTLSEKLSHNHPLFFTANDNSGAVLISLQLRGIENDSVWSRAMRIMILGRNKLGFIEGTCKREDYGPNLVDLWEQCNTIVPSWIMNCVSTELLSGIVYSSNACAVWNELKERFDKIDCSRIFQIHKQITMISQGTSSIATYFSKLKLLWAEFDCLAPIPGCDCAKSREFVIFMEGLKMLQFLMGLNESYE